One stretch of Tribolium castaneum strain GA2 chromosome 5, icTriCast1.1, whole genome shotgun sequence DNA includes these proteins:
- the Hs2st gene encoding heparin sulfate O-sulfotransferase has protein sequence MNSVRLGYLLTITVMTFIAIIYQIQIVRLQEKIFHLENNANQNDRKQQSREELENDDLVVVYNRVPKTGSTSFIGVAYDLCKKNKFHVLHVNITANNHVLSLNNQHEFVHNVTTWKAMKPGIYHGHFAFIDFTKFGGPKPLFINILRKPLERFISYYYFVRYGDNYRPYLVRRKHGNTMSFDECVEKNLPDCDPNHMWLQIPFLCGHAANCWKPGNKWALTEAKKNLVNNYLLVGVTDEINDFVAVLEQTLPRIFKGAFNHYLTSNKSHLRQTVQKDAPSPTTVKKIQESTVWQMENELYEFALDQFHFIKKHTLKDKLQNVMYEKIRPKIN, from the exons ATGAATAGCGTAAGGTTAGGGTACCTTTTAACAATAACTGTTATGACctttattgcaataatttaccAAATTCAAATCGTTCGACTTCAAGAAAAAATCTTCCACCTTG AAAACAATGCAAATCAAAACGACCGTAAACAACAGAGTCGAGAAGAGTTAGAGAACGACGATTTAGTAGTTGTATACAATCGAGTACCAAAGACTGGATCCACAAGCTTCATAGGCGTCGCTTACGACTTGtgtaaaaagaataaattccATGTTTTACACGTGAACATAACTGCCAATAATCACGTTTTATCGCTAAACAATCAACACGAATTCGTTCATAACGTCACCACCTGGAAGGCGATGAAACCGGGGATCTACCACGGCCACTTTGCCTTCATCGACTTCACGAAATTCGGGGGCCCTAAGCCCTTGTTCATCAACATTCTCCGAAAGCCCCTAGAGCGGTTCATTTCCTACTACTACTTTGTCAGATACGGGGACAACTACCGGCCCTATCTGGTGCGCCGCAAGCACGGCAACACCATG TCTTTCGACGAATGCGTTGAGAAAAACCTCCCTGACTGCGACCCCAACCACATGTGGCTCCAGATCCCCTTCTTGTGCGGGCACGCCGCCAACTGCTGGAAGCCCGGCAATAAGTGGGCCCTAACCGAGGCAAAGAAGAACTTAGTCAACAATTACCTCCTCGTGGGAGTAACGGACGAGATCAACGACTTTGTTGCCGTTTTAGAGCAAACCCTTCCACGGATATTCAAAGGCGCGTTCAACCACTACCTCACCAGCAACAAGTCGCACTTGAGGCAGACCGTTCAGAAGGACGCGCCTTCTCCGACCACCGTCAAGAAAATCCAAGAGAGCACAGTGTGGCAGATGGAAAACGAGCTCTACGAGTTCGCCTTGGACCAATtccactttattaaaaaacacactCTTAAAGACAAACTACAGAACGTCATGTACGAGAAGATACGGCCCAAAATCAACTAA
- the ND-MLRQ gene encoding cytochrome c oxidase subunit NDUFA4: MQGMSLQSLKKHKALIPLYVCVGLGCLGAIGYTARLALRNPDVQWNRSGDISNEEFRNKQYKFYSPNIDYSKLESPAPKY; this comes from the exons ATGCAGGGAATGTCACTTCAGAGCCTCAAAAAGCACAAAGCT TTGATCCCTCTGTATGTGTGCGTCGGCTTGGGCTGCCTGGGGGCTATTGGGTACACTGCCCGACTTGCCCTCCGCAACCCCGACGTCCAGTGGAACCGCAGCGGTGATATCTCCAACGAGGAATTTAGAAACAAGCAATATAAG TTCTACTCCCCCAACATTGATTACTCCAAACTGGAGTCGCCCGCGCCCAAATACTAG
- the ATP6AP2 gene encoding ATPase H(+)-transporting accessory protein 2, giving the protein MIVPLICVAFLGASVSANGELTILHHPPSLLFKGHDHVKESILKEVYSSALGFSTEQYSNWDGLYIEDPFNLAKAVVTVSVDGTSDIGNGKGHNFPLKTNVDEFDVFSALERRVLQRYPETEGHLVRISAGDSLHQLHKHKVFRNLKLDKSKKVLNYLKASVEEDQAFLNEITVLNSIADEIQNSGLHLDGTPDVFWFKIESLHPLIDLYGENSTKVKEAKQLLNDAILHLNSVFTKVYKDKVLVSVITSDAVHTRRARNILQEKKPEPKDTQETKVNPAKFYSKDYPVIFNIILWFGVAMTFTLLAICIAIAQMDPGRDSIIYRMTSTRLKKDN; this is encoded by the exons ATGATCGTTCCGTTAATTTGTGTCGCATTTCTGGGCGCCTCAG TTTCCGCAAATGGTGAACTGACGATTCTTCACCACCCTCCAAGTCTGCTCTTCAAGGGACACGACCACGTCAAAGAGAGCATTTTGAAGGAGGTGTATTCGAGTGCTTTGGGTTTCTCGACTGAGCAGTACTCGAACTGGGATGGTTTGTACATTGAGGACCCCTTTAATTTGGCCAAGGCTGTGGTGACCGTCAGCGTTGACGGCACTTCGGACATTGGCAACGGCAAAGGGCACAATTTCCCGCTTAAAACGAACGTTGACGAATTTGATGTTTTCTCAGCTTTGGAAAGGCGGGTTTTGCAAAGGTATCCCGAAACTGAGGGTCATTTGGTGCGAATTAGCGCTGGTGATAGTTTGCATCAG CTCCACAAGcataaagttttcagaaatcTTAAACTCGACAAGTCGAAGAAAGTCCTAAACTATCTCAAAGCTAGCGTGGAGGAAGACCAAGcgtttttgaacgaaattacAGTCTTGAACAGCATTGCAGACGAG attcaAAACTCAGGCTTACACTTGGATGGCACTCCCGATGTCTTTTGGTTCAAAATCGAAAGTCTGCACCCTTTGATCGACTTGTACGGCGAGAATTCGACCAAAGTTAAAGAAGCCAAACAGCTATTAAATGATGCAATCCTTCACTTGAATTCTGTTTTCACCAAAGTCTACAAGGACAAGGTTTTGGTCAGTGTCATAACAAGCGATGCTGTGCACACCAGACGTGCTAGAAACATTTTGCAAGAAAAGAAACCTGAACCCAAGGACACACAAGAGACCAAA GTGAACCCTGCCAAGTTTTACAGCAAGGATTATccagttatttttaatattattctgTGGTTTGGGGTCGCAATGACGTTTACTCTACTTGCTATTTGCATTGCAATTGCTCAAATGGATCCTGGACGGGACTCCATTATTTACAGGATGACGAGCACTCGTCTCAAGAAGGATAATTAA